The stretch of DNA gcatattacataataaaatttataattataattaataaattaaaaaattaattttgttttctataaaacgtaaatttataatcatattaataatttaataaacataaaacaaatgaTTATACGTCAGAACTATGTACACCACTTTTcttgtatatatcttttaataaattaaaatcgtcaAAATTGAGACTACCATTATTGCTGGTTGTGATGTTACTTGGATGCCGTTACCATCATTTCCCATTGCCATTTtggataaatctatataaacagtaattatacataataattgatgtaatgtaaaattaattatacataataatattaacaataacaaaaataaaacttacggaaatttttcaattcaatttaGTTAGCTTGCCAAATGAtgtttattcttaatataGTCATTTAAATTAGTTCTTGTAGCAACGAAAATGTATcagtgacaaatattacattaaattaaatagaatataaggCTCTGgtgatttttaaatcaaatagaaTCAACAAGGAGCATAAAGAGCCATAATGCCAGGtcttcgtgcgaaggttaaaatatattcattaaaagtgtttacagacgtttcggcctgCCATCAAGCCTTCTTCAATGTACAATAAGTGACAACAAAATAACGATATATTCGCAAACATTATAAGAAAAAACGATGTCGAAGACATCGTAATAGCAATCGACCATATTGTAGTtcgttaattatatagaaCAGCAATGTAAGGAGATAAAATGATAgtagaaaaaagtaaaattacaaaaaataaacttaaaaaataaaaaataaaaaataaaacatacttGTGTTAATACATGATGACGCTGCGTTCGCTCGAGTAAAAGGGGCGAGGTGGAAAAGTTAAAAACAGAAGACTCTCCATGTTGAACTTCAATTTCATACTGATTGCAATAAGTTAGAATTCCGAAATAACGATTGACTgtaggaagagagaaaaaaaaggggggggggaaacaGAAGACAGTGGAGAAGGAGaattattagagaaaaaaggaggggaaagaaatttaaagaggaggaaataaattaatgatcgAAAGATAGGCAACAGGTAAATGGTCCGTATCATTTTGATTGTTGAGCCCTGCATTTTGTCTTTTGATAAAGACCATTTCAGAAATGAGTCTTTTGGGGTAAGAGGGTTCACCGtccaatattttaacattattccaATCGAAATCATGGGAAGAATCAATTCTATGTTTGGAAATGACAGAAGGAGAACATATGTTATCCTGCATTACAGAAGCAGAATAATATAAccagagagaaacctgagaggGACCACGTTGCCGTTTTTCGTAAGACGCTTTTTCTAAGCCGTATGTTACATCCATTTTCCGGGATGGTAAAAGAGTCATGGTTGGTTCATGTCTGTGTTACATCCACAATTTATTGAACAGAAATACGTCTCgcatatagatataatttatatagatacaatttatagcatatagatataatttatatctatatgcGAGACGgatttctgtttaataaattgtggATGTAACACGGACATAAACCAACCAGGGCTCTTTTACCATCCCGGAAAATAGATGTGGCCATGTAGTTCCAGGCAGGCTGTAAAATGGATGTACGCGCCGCTAGTGTACAGCCTAGAAAAAGTTTCTTACGAAAAACGGCAGCGTGGCCCCTCTCACAGGGGTGCGTTCATAAAGTTTACTCTTTAACTTAGAGTTAACTAGAGTTAACTCTATAGCGTTCAGAAACTCGAATATGACCGGAAGTACGTTCAGAGTAAAGTGTTCATAAATTTGACAGAGTTAACTCTAGAGTTAACTTTTTTAACTCATGTCAAGAAGGTGGGTCAAAATAACTCGACATGCGCAATAATGATCTACTTATTTTAAAAGGTTATAATCAAGTGATAATGGTGTGGTGGAACCTACATAACCTAAACGCTGTCTACGCTAAACATACTTTTGGGggcattttttctatttttaatttgaaataatatatataaataatattattaaatattatttcaaaaatggaaacctatataatattaacagacAAAACAggaaaaagaattatgaacaaaaatggtattacattaatacaaaatgttgcaggtaatttattttcaattatttattattttttattattttttttaatgaaaagattTGTAATCAATTGTTATTTTACCTTTCATAGTttgtagataaataaattaaagattaataataattttggataGATGCAattagaaacagaaaaaaccgtgacaaaaacatacaatataGATAGAATCTCTCTGTATCATATGTATTCTTCTCTATTTCTAATTCTATCCAtagtttttgtaatttttattaggaCGATGGTCGCACACAATGTAAAGCGTAAAGCTGGTTCTACAATAAGTTGCAAATGCCCCGTCATCGGTCGCGAAGGATGGCAACTACTAATTGGAAAGCGCtatttctagttatttttAGTAAGACGGAGCATTCGCGACTGGCGACGGAGTATTTGCAACTTATTGTAGAACCGGCCTAAATGTAACGCGTGCAATGTAAAATTGTGCCAAtaacgtattttatttaattttattttcaatgttgTTGAAACTCTTTACTTGTATAGTTTGCTACAACATTTTCTATGTATCCAACAATACGATTAggcttttcttttaaatgtgtttcaattaataacattGCATAGTCTTCATCGTCAGATTCTTCCTAAAAATAcgtatagaatataaatataaacaatatttttaaataagttaagaTATTTATGGAACATTTTGTAAAGAttcttgttaataataatgactaATTGTATACTTAATaacttgtaatttaataacttgttaataataatgaatagttaaaatgtttttgttaataataatgatttgtttaaatttactacttataaaagaaagatgtattatgatataaagcattatatattataatacttatcTGAATATTCAGCAttaaatttttcgcaaaaaaaaacacagaaaaataaattacttttttcacattttctgcCATGTTGTCAACTCAACTGTTACGTTAGTCGTTCACAAAGtcacataaaattgtatactCCTAGAGTTAACTCCTACATAACCCAACTCTACTCTGACTCTACTCGAAGTAAACTTTATGAACGCACCCCAGGTTTCTCTCTGCTACTAGTATAAGGACACTAGAATCTCTACCTAGAGATACTTTTTGAATCGCTTTCCTCTCTTTTCcacaaattatacaaaaaaggGATAAAGATATCATAGAgtgtagaaatttttttttactactgTGGCAGGATGAGGGGCGCTGTGAGGCCTAGAGCCGATTCTGTGTATAAACATCGTATTTTCTGGAATGTGTTTCTAACCTAAAGAACAGTGCTTTAACGCTTATTCACGCGATAGTTTGACTAGCTCGAGTTATTAGTGAAGCTTGTTCTAAAAGCAAATTGTCAATGAGCCGATGACCATGACGGAATGGTACCAAGCCAGGATTTTACGCTTGTGCGAGTTGAACAATGTCGacgaaaagaaagatattttgatggatatcaaaatcaaatttagcAGTCTAAATAATCGAGATGCTGAGCAGGTCGCTCGATGTTTGGATTATAGGCCACTTTACTCACAATTAACCTCTAGTGACAGGTACGATGACGGatgaattttttgtaattctcGTGGAACCAGtcaatctttaaaattaacgtAAAGTATATAgtatgaaaatgttaaatagaTGAGATATAAATGATTGTTCTATGAACAAAGTTagtcattgaaaaaaaaatttatccataGTTTTAAAGCTGTATTTTAAAGCTGCTCTCAATCATaaggaaaaataattcaagtatAGAACGTTTTTTATTATcacttgataatattaaatatttatgtataaatcaataaaatgatGTATAAATGATTACTTTATGTATGTGACTATCTTCATAggatacaatataaaatttactttttataataataatataatatatcatctCTAAAACAGagcacaaaattatttaaaaatgaaagaatttaatttaaccatttttttattacagagaaATTATAGAACAAATATGTGACATTCTGACCATTCTGTTTAGTGTGCTAGAACCTGgagaaatttatcaaagataCTCAATTGAAGTGTCCGCTTTGATAACTAATCCAAATACTAGTGTGAGATTGCTTGTGCTACGCGAGTTTTTGCGTACAGCTTCACATACACAAAAGATATCTCAACTGCTCACAGATACCACTCTTCTGAtctcaattataaataaaattggtgATAAGGATTTAACGATTGCCGAATATGCAATGAGCATAGTAAAGAAAATTGGACATAATCCAAATGGTTTACACATTCTCTATAAAGGTGAACTTTTGAGAACATTTGCCAGACTTTTGCAGAATGTCACTATTAGCTTTCGTGTTTATGAAGTTATTGTGGACATAGCCAAGACATCCAGAGAAGCTTTGGAAATATCAGCTCAATCAGGCTTTCTGAACAGTTTAATCAATCTATTAGAAAACGAAGATATACTACTTCAGCTAAATGCCTTGGAAATATTGACTCAATTAGCCATATTTGAAGAAGGTCTTAGCTATCTAGAACAACAAGAAGTGTTGAGTAAATTAGTTCAAAAAATAACACAGGCCAATGAGGATCCTTTATCGAATCTTTTGATCCCTGGTCTGATGAAGTTTTTTGGCAATGTCGCGCGTTATTGGCCCAATGAGTTGTTCTCCAGGTATCCTGTGATAATCACCGCGCTGTTTGAAGTGATAGACAGCGGAGACCAGAATATTCTTGGTCCCGCATTGGATACCCTGGGATTCGTGTCTGCAAGCATTGAGGGCAAGTATGCATTGCAAGCTCTTGGGGATACAATGGTCGGCGCTCTTAAGAAAATTGCTGAGATAGTGCAAAGAATGCCTACCGATTTAAGAATTCGCGGCCTAAATAACTTAGCCCTTATACTTGAGGTCAAGCAAGTCAATCAGGACAACAGAATTTTGTCTTTGACAAAATTGTGGTTTGATTCATTATGTGATGATCCATTAAGTATGATCGTAGCGATATGCAGACAGCCATTCGCTGATATTAGACAGGCCGGTTTGGAGGTGCTGGCGGTTATCAGCTCTCAAGTTTGGGGGCAAGAGTACATATCCGTTTATCCGGGTTTAATAGAATTCCTATTAGATAGAAATATCGAATTGTTCAAAGAGTGCAAGGATGCGAAGTACGAAGTGGTAAAATGTTTATCTCAAGCGGAACGAGACGTATTCGATGCGGACATTATGCAGAAATTTAAGCAATTTGTTAATGAGGGTCCATACTATGTTAGTGTTGCGACAGAAGTCGCAATAGAAGGTGCTTTATAAAAGGAAGCAATTTCTTGCATTATCATTCAATGTCGATATTAAAGATTGTATGTAACATACTTAAGCATTATTGCAAGAGGcggattaatatttattttttaatttgttcgcAAGAACATATCGGTTACCTTGGAAGAGCTTTCTTCAACTCGATTgcatttatcataaaactGATCTTACTAAAatgcatacatttatttctttttctttgtgaCAAAATTAATGGAATAATTTCTGTTGAcattagaatttatatatgagAAATGTATACATTGTTTTACGTATAACAGTATGCGGAGAAGTCTTACGTTGTTACTTATTTAAAACAGATTAAACAAATACAACATGTACGTAATAATGTTTGCAATATTTCACTTGTGTTTCGCATATCTTTacaaaacttatatatatatataacgtgtaaataatattgtataaataaccGTATGAGCATTCggtgtatattaaatatatatcttaatctcTATTGTATACGTTTTCGCTTTTTCGGTGAAAGAATCTTCAGCATACTGACTACTGGTGCTTCAAAGGTGACTGATACAACAAAGGACAACGCGAAAGATAATACTATTTGTCCCAAGAATGTTatcatctaaaaaataaagtgttttatgACAATCACTGTCgtgattcaaatttttttagagtATAAACTTACCACTATATCTTTTCCCAAATGAAATGGAGAGTCTATATTCATAGCGGTTAACCGAATTACAAGTGGATGAACTAGATAAGCGCAGTAAGTCACTCTGCTAAACGGGTACAAGAATGGCCATGacagtattttatttacgtatcctgaaaatatcgattttttaaatagtcgCTTAATAACATAGGaccacaaaaaaatttttggaaatgaACTCAAATCAGAGTAGGtatttcttatagattttggGTCACTGAATCCGAATTCGTAAGCCATTTTGCTTCATCACGTCCAGTTTTTTAGATAATcgagaaaaatgatgaaaaatctGTGAAAATTGGAAGAAACATTTGAGGAAAGAATAAAAGTAACTATGACATTAAAATGCGATCGCAGAactgatttaaatatattttggtaagttaaataaagtgcaagaaataacaaaaattttgctttactAATGTTAAGTATTATAGTCTAACACGTCGTAAAACAAATCGACGTAAATTGTGCAACATtgtgcaacaaatttttttgaaatttatactgATCCACTTCGTGCCCAACTTTGTACCTCACTTACCTAACTTATCTTCCAAaagtaacaattaaaatacatttctgaAAAGACCTAGTATAATTTACACAGATCGCCTGACTATTTGTTGCACAATGGTACTTTACATTGATTTGTTTTACGACGTGTTAGGCTATAATACCTAACATTAATAaagcaaaactttttttatttctggcactttatttaacttatcaaaatatatttaaatcagtTCTGCGACCGtattaatgtcatatttacTTTTGCTCTTTCCTCAaatgtttctttcaattttcacaaatttttcatcatttttcccgattatctaaaaaattggACGTGATGAGGCAAAACGGCTTACGAATTCGGATTTAGTGACCCAAAATCTGTAAGAATCACCTACTCTAGTTTGagtttatttccaaaaattttttttgtggtCCTGTgtaattaatctaattattgtaattaagattcaataatttattaatgtcaaGATTTATTCTCACCTCCGTAGCCAGTACTACATGCTATCACGATCCATGCTAAGCTCAACGCCCATGCGCTGTGACTCAATGAAGAATATGCAGCGGCTGTAACAGGTGCAAGTTCTGCTTCATATAAACCGTAAAGCAAACTCAAGAGACAGGCGGCAGATAGAAGCCATCCTACAACGACAGTAGTCTTGGACATTTTCACTTTGCAATCAGTCTTAAAGAGGAAGTAGCCGACGGACATTCCAATCAGATAGGGACCTAATCTTGTCCACGGCTTGTCATAGATCTTATCGAACAGTGCTAACGGGTCGTCCGAGCTTGGCATGTGATTGTTGACTAAAGCAATGTAGCCAGTAGTTGCCCATGAACTGATCAATAGACTGACTAACGCGAAAGCTGCGATTTTGAAGTGATTCGTAGCCAGTATTAGTATGACTCCACCCACTATGTAGAACTGCGTATCATCCGCAAGGTACCAGCTCCAAAGCATACACTGTCAAGGtagaatataaattcaaagttTTATCTTTAGAGATGGGGTAAAACTCGGAAACTCAAAAACAGGATGAATTAAAAAGAACTGATGCGAAggataatagtaattaattcttcacaaaaactttacaaaaaaaaaatagataatttataaatattttctatcttttattagaagaatttttatttaataaattcttcactcacgttaaaacatttattgaagttaaaagaaaaaatttaagaaaccATTTGTCTGAGTCATGAGAATTTAGCTATTCTCAAGTcaggaattttatattattgttagcaaaatgttaataaaatgaaacgcACCATTTGTTCGACGGGGAACCAAGTGTTGATATAAAGCAAATTTCTCCACCAATAATTGGGGCAATTATAATGATCTGCCGTGGGAGGCTCGAAGACAGAGTTTGCGTAAAAATGCTTCATGGTAATCTCGACTGTGCCCAGCACGAACATATACGGCGTAGTGAGTCTGCAAAATCTGTAAATAAGTAGGCCGAGGAACTTCAGACTGCCAGCAGCAAAGCCTCGCGTGCCCTGCGTGAGTCTTTTCAAGTCTCCCTTAGCATTAGTTCTGAAATACAGGAAGCTGACCAGCAAACCACTCATAAAGAAAAAGGTGTCGACGCTGAAGGCTCCATTCGTGATGGTCTGAAAGAGGAATCTCTTCTCCACTATTTTGCGATACTCCATGTTATCCGAATACTTAAAGATGACGATGCACGTGTGCCCAAGAATGACCCAGGCCATCGATATCGCCCTGATCCCGTGCACGGTGCTGATGGTGTCTCCGCCCACGTTACGGTCGCAGATGACTCTCAAGTTGGTTATAACGGAGAACGAAAGTAGAAGTTCCTCGAAGACGCCTGAGAAGATAATGAGACGTTGAGAAAGATTCATTTTTTCGCAAGAATAAAATGGAATTAACGAAAGGGAACAAATGAGAATTTATTCTGTAAAATCGCGTacttgtaatttaaaaaaaaaatgagtttataattattgattttcttttatatttaattaatataatgtaatttttagaagaaataattaaaaattaattataaaattttattatattgctaattgtaagttCAAGCCAGTACGTTGGAAGTAGAAGACTGAAATctttaattactaattttgagAATAGATTTTTaggttaaagaaaaaaatttgggaaaaaattaatttattgcagtTCTTACTTCGTCCATTTTTATAGCGCATAATCTTTGTGTGttttagtataatataaatatttttatatttggcaGATATACGAAAGTTTAACGTACTAAGTTGTCCTTCCGTGGTGGATGGCTGCGAGTCATTCTCACGAtcgttgttattattaatctgCTGCACACCGTTGCTGCTAGAATCTGCCACTGGAACAGGAAGGTAGACCTTACCTTGAAAAGCTAcggaatataataataaattgcgtCACTTTTGATACCGTCCTTGTCTTTGTCTTGATAGTCAGTGAGTAGTAGTCTCTATCTTAGCCTGTGCTTTAATTTAGCCTATGGTTTATCTCACGATGCATTACGCCAATTGCATTTCGTAATTATGGCATCTTTTACAATTATCGCAAGACGGATTATTACCGATATAGTGAGCTGACAGCAATTCTCTTTATAAAGTAGTTATTATATTGTTGCTAAAACACGCCTCTTTTGGTCTTTTGTCGTTTAATcctaatttttacaattctcaTCTTTGTTTTGTAAAGCATGTCTTTTTGCATTTacttttttccatttatttgtttgtttttggaattgattttttttaaattcttaaaggctcatatgtgtgtgtgattAAACTATCAATACATAAGACTATAactattaatacaaataataacatatgttTCAGCTTGAATATCCAGCCAACATCTATattttacactgaagatggcttGACAGTCAAGCTCAAACGTATTATTTGTATTGACATACATGTTTTTCTGCACGTACATCCAGCAACGACTCTTGTTGCCCTTTCTTattgtattgatttttttaaacaaaatatttatatattattaatttgtctaagttgtaacattaaaaataaaaaaattttatgaattaaattgtaaaattgtattttgcattcaattttgaatatatcttacttaataaaattcaagatttaattacaaaatttaaaaatttgaaatttatttataaaaaatgtttaatgtttaatagttttaattattttttaattggtaTTTATCCCGTCTCATGGTGTGAGTAATAacaaatgaatataataatcaaaaagtTCTTGATTTTTGAAACCTTTACCATTTAGTTTTTGATTGCCATTAGTAAGATCATCGAATTTTCCGTGCTTCTCTAAGTCGtagattacatttttcttgcgggttactttatttaataaataataatcatatccAGTGCCAAGGATCATCAATATCGAAACTATTACGCTGACACCGCTGAAACAcaacaaagttttattttcggCGTTTGCACGAGCCTAATTGACtatcataaaactttattttcagcatttcaatttgaaaacatattaatgttaataataacaatatatattttatgtgtaaatatactatattatgtaatatattatttaagatatGGCTTGTCTGCTATTTTTAGTGATAGTCAATTAGTTAACACTTAAAgtgaatacatttttttggcACCGCAATATTGAACACGTGGTTCACGTGGCGTACGGGCCAATTTTTTCACTAAAAGATCACctgaaaaattctgaaaaaaatgttaacatatTCTTTGAAGTCTAAAGTAAGATTTTATACCATaaagtttaagaaaaaataaaaaaattaattaattaataaattttggttTTTCTAAAAATCGATAAGTTAGAAACGGTCTGGACACGAATGATCCAGCCCACACGGAACAAAAAGCTCTAATGGATATCCACTAGATGTCCATTATGGAGATTCGAAACCTCTATTAAATGTCTATGTAATCTCCTATAAATGTTTACTAGACATCCACAGTTCCGCATTACATACCTCCATTCAACatccattaaatatattcatagataTCATATGGAGCAATCATAGATATtccatagatatttcatagagcTGATAGATTGTAgtttcaattcgtcattaataaaattatttggaagtaaagtcacaaatatgattgcgagatagtcttgtttatATAGGTGTTAACAAAATGTCACGACTGTGAGACAGTCGAGAACTGTGAGACAGTCGAGAACATGGCGACACTCTGTTAGCACCtacataaacaagactatctcgcaatcacatttgtgactttacttccaaataattttattaatgacgaattgaaaccacaatctttctactaaacagatttgtaacgttaacactgaagatggctgaatgatcagccgaaacgtttgacaTCAACGATGCCCTAACAATATTCGTTACTATGGATACTGATACTTCTATCAAACATCGATAACAGATGTCTAATAGACATTTATGATGGATTTATATCGTCATTTATCATGGAAATAATATGGATTTCTAATAGAAACCTATCCAATATCCATCGTAGAGATAGATGTAGTATGGAGTTATGGAGATTATATGGACGTCCATTGGATATTATGTTCCGTGTGGGAGGTGTTCACTTTAAgtgttaaatattcaattcttTTCCGCAAACTTACAACAAAACCCAGAAAACTGGATCCGTGTACATATCATACGGATTGTGCTGATCTCTAACTTTTTCTATAGCCGAGtgtttaattgcaaattcgCCTGCGGCAAGTTTGCCAATTATGGCGACGTCGGAAGCAGAGCATGAAAATGGCAAACAAACGCCAAGATGAATCAATCTTGTCTGAaacaaaatagatttatagcttttagaattaaattttgcataaaatattgtataattattacaaaaattctttGTAAATCCAAAATCAGCATATTACAAGtataaaaacaatgtttttatttgtaagtacagaaataaattaatcaattctatTTACTGATGTATATCGGGATGCGTTTATGGAAATCCTCATCATATAGAATCCCAAATGATAAGGTGgtatatcagaaaaatttgcTTCGGTCAATGTATCTTTTCCGCTAAAACCCACATTGACCTTTTTTCTTGGTTCCGCATTAAATTCTCGCACTTCTTGGATCGATAATTCCGCAGCAATTTTGGAatgtttttgaatatatttttgcccGATGTAATCACATTCGGTGGCTGATCCCGTGAAATATGAGTTACCCCAGAAGAACCCATTGGTAAATCTTCCCGATGCGTCGTccactaataaaataaaataaaattaataataaaaaatgactttttatttattagaaaaatatcgttTCTTTGTAgacataaaaacatataaaaacaataaataatgaaatttttaataataaagtaaaaataacaattattggGAAAcggttttaacttttttattgaaatattgaaaaatgattgTGTATGTAATATACAGAGCACAAATAGttgacatattttaatttttaattacagctttattttacatcaaataaGATTGTAATTTTAGGTATGTGtccttgaaaatttatttcacggtATGTTCGATATGGCTTTTAtcccagacagca from Linepithema humile isolate Giens D197 chromosome 2, Lhum_UNIL_v1.0, whole genome shotgun sequence encodes:
- the LOC105678025 gene encoding nose resistant to fluoxetine protein 6 isoform X2, which gives rise to MKSAMRLPLLTLLILSAISAEEISTDIPNVEEPILRIRSLPATINVPEKNWTSLSDMLDVFSARNLIRNWVERKHNIGVQCDKDITTYVDALKKEELWALKVDDASGRFTNGFFWGNSYFTGSATECDYIGQKYIQKHSKIAAELSIQEVREFNAEPRKKVNVGFSGKDTLTEANFSDIPPYHLGFYMMRISINASRYTSTRLIHLGVCLPFSCSASDVAIIGKLAAGEFAIKHSAIEKVRDQHNPYDMYTDPVFWVLFGVSVIVSILMILGTGYDYYLLNKVTRKKNVIYDLEKHGKFDDLTNGNQKLNVADSSSNGVQQINNNNDRENDSQPSTTEGQLSVFEELLLSFSVITNLRVICDRNVGGDTISTVHGIRAISMAWVILGHTCIVIFKYSDNMEYRKIVEKRFLFQTITNGAFSVDTFFFMSGLLVSFLYFRTNAKGDLKRLTQGTRGFAAGSLKFLGLLIYRFCRLTTPYMFVLGTVEITMKHFYANSVFEPPTADHYNCPNYWWRNLLYINTWFPVEQMCMLWSWYLADDTQFYIVGGVILILATNHFKIAAFALVSLLISSWATTGYIALVNNHMPSSDDPLALFDKIYDKPWTRLGPYLIGMSVGYFLFKTDCKVKMSKTTVVVGWLLSAACLLSLLYGLYEAELAPVTAAAYSSLSHSAWALSLAWIVIACSTGYGGYVNKILSWPFLYPFSRVTYCAYLVHPLVIRLTAMNIDSPFHLGKDIVMITFLGQIVLSFALSFVVSVTFEAPVVSMLKILSPKKRKRIQ
- the LOC105678026 gene encoding 26S proteasome non-ATPase regulatory subunit 5, which gives rise to MTMTEWYQARILRLCELNNVDEKKDILMDIKIKFSSLNNRDAEQVARCLDYRPLYSQLTSSDREIIEQICDILTILFSVLEPGEIYQRYSIEVSALITNPNTSVRLLVLREFLRTASHTQKISQLLTDTTLLISIINKIGDKDLTIAEYAMSIVKKIGHNPNGLHILYKGELLRTFARLLQNVTISFRVYEVIVDIAKTSREALEISAQSGFLNSLINLLENEDILLQLNALEILTQLAIFEEGLSYLEQQEVLSKLVQKITQANEDPLSNLLIPGLMKFFGNVARYWPNELFSRYPVIITALFEVIDSGDQNILGPALDTLGFVSASIEGKYALQALGDTMVGALKKIAEIVQRMPTDLRIRGLNNLALILEVKQVNQDNRILSLTKLWFDSLCDDPLSMIVAICRQPFADIRQAGLEVLAVISSQVWGQEYISVYPGLIEFLLDRNIELFKECKDAKYEVVKCLSQAERDVFDADIMQKFKQFVNEGPYYVSVATEVAIEGAL
- the LOC105678025 gene encoding nose resistant to fluoxetine protein 6 isoform X1 — encoded protein: MKSAMRLPLLTLLILSAISAEEISTDIPNVEEPILRIRSLPATINVPEKNWTSLSDMLDVFSARNLIRNWVERKHNIGVQCDKDITTYVDALKKEELWALKVDDASGRFTNGFFWGNSYFTGSATECDYIGQKYIQKHSKIAAELSIQEVREFNAEPRKKVNVGFSGKDTLTEANFSDIPPYHLGFYMMRISINASRYTSTRLIHLGVCLPFSCSASDVAIIGKLAAGEFAIKHSAIEKVRDQHNPYDMYTDPVFWVLFGVSVIVSILMILGTGYDYYLLNKVTRKKNVIYDLEKHGKFDDLTNGNQKLNAFQGKVYLPVPVADSSSNGVQQINNNNDRENDSQPSTTEGQLSVFEELLLSFSVITNLRVICDRNVGGDTISTVHGIRAISMAWVILGHTCIVIFKYSDNMEYRKIVEKRFLFQTITNGAFSVDTFFFMSGLLVSFLYFRTNAKGDLKRLTQGTRGFAAGSLKFLGLLIYRFCRLTTPYMFVLGTVEITMKHFYANSVFEPPTADHYNCPNYWWRNLLYINTWFPVEQMCMLWSWYLADDTQFYIVGGVILILATNHFKIAAFALVSLLISSWATTGYIALVNNHMPSSDDPLALFDKIYDKPWTRLGPYLIGMSVGYFLFKTDCKVKMSKTTVVVGWLLSAACLLSLLYGLYEAELAPVTAAAYSSLSHSAWALSLAWIVIACSTGYGGYVNKILSWPFLYPFSRVTYCAYLVHPLVIRLTAMNIDSPFHLGKDIVMITFLGQIVLSFALSFVVSVTFEAPVVSMLKILSPKKRKRIQ